In one window of Paracoccus saliphilus DNA:
- a CDS encoding cation:proton antiporter — protein sequence MATELTGGISPVQAFAVVGVAGVAAQWLAWRFRLPAIVLMLGAGLMLGPVTGVFVPARDLGTIIQPMIALAVAVILFEGGLTLSFKKLADARPAVRRLVYIGAPLGWITSSLALVFGAGSGWEAAIVFGGIMIVTGPTVIAPLLRQAKLTSRPAQVLQWEGIVNDPIGALVAVLALEIVLIRNTGLAWGAALGQLVVGIGFAVLIGGLAGYAVVQAFRRGWVPEYMKVPLLFVVVLAVFASSDSLLHESGLLAVTVMGLMIANADLPSYHELYRFKEHATILLVSGVFILMGAGIQFETLAQLNWWRAGLFVALVVLVARPLTVLASLIGTNLPMKERMLIAFTGPRGVVLVAVSGVFAERLVAEGIADGALIAPLAFVLVLTTVVLHGFTLAPFARRLDLSSGDKPGLLIVGGSQFATGLAAALEKAEVDVLITDPNRDHLRSARVAGLPVFYGDILGEAAEHNVEFIAFGGILAASDNDAYNTLVATDLGPEFGRESIWQLARHKEERARHALPSQLGGKAVNGNRTLAEYLELLAKGWSFRTTRLTEEYRLEDWRRARETAIPLAVVSNRQLWFVESDDDLVDRPDARIISLLPPEAAEQIARENEAREETKEKAKAEAEAVKRGEGNGSVTVEE from the coding sequence ATGGCAACCGAATTGACCGGCGGGATCAGCCCGGTACAGGCATTCGCCGTGGTCGGCGTCGCGGGCGTGGCGGCGCAATGGCTCGCATGGCGCTTCAGGCTTCCGGCAATCGTGCTGATGCTGGGCGCGGGGCTGATGCTCGGCCCGGTGACCGGAGTTTTCGTTCCGGCCCGTGACCTGGGCACGATCATCCAGCCGATGATCGCGCTGGCCGTGGCAGTCATCCTGTTCGAGGGCGGGCTGACGCTCAGTTTCAAGAAGCTGGCCGATGCGCGTCCTGCCGTGCGGCGGCTGGTCTATATCGGTGCCCCGCTCGGCTGGATCACCTCGTCGCTGGCGCTGGTCTTCGGCGCCGGATCGGGATGGGAGGCCGCCATCGTCTTCGGCGGAATCATGATCGTCACTGGCCCGACCGTCATCGCCCCCCTGCTGCGGCAGGCCAAGCTGACATCGCGCCCGGCGCAGGTGCTGCAATGGGAGGGCATCGTCAACGATCCGATCGGTGCGCTGGTCGCGGTGCTGGCGCTCGAGATCGTGCTGATCCGCAATACCGGCCTCGCATGGGGCGCAGCCTTGGGACAGTTGGTCGTCGGTATCGGCTTTGCAGTGCTGATAGGTGGGCTGGCCGGATACGCGGTGGTGCAGGCGTTCCGCCGGGGCTGGGTGCCGGAATACATGAAGGTGCCGCTGTTGTTCGTCGTGGTGCTGGCGGTTTTCGCCTCCTCCGACAGCTTGCTGCATGAAAGCGGCCTGCTGGCCGTGACGGTGATGGGGCTGATGATCGCCAATGCCGATCTGCCCAGCTATCACGAGCTTTACCGCTTCAAGGAACATGCGACGATCCTGCTGGTCTCGGGCGTATTCATCCTGATGGGGGCGGGGATCCAGTTCGAGACGCTGGCGCAACTGAACTGGTGGCGGGCGGGACTGTTCGTGGCGCTGGTCGTGCTGGTGGCGCGCCCGCTGACGGTGCTGGCCTCGCTGATCGGGACCAACCTGCCGATGAAGGAGCGGATGTTGATCGCCTTTACCGGCCCGCGCGGGGTAGTGCTGGTCGCCGTCTCGGGCGTTTTCGCCGAGAGGCTGGTGGCCGAGGGTATCGCCGATGGCGCGCTGATCGCTCCGCTGGCTTTCGTGCTGGTCCTGACCACGGTGGTCCTGCATGGTTTCACGCTGGCGCCATTCGCAAGGCGGCTGGACCTGTCCTCGGGCGATAAACCGGGATTGCTGATCGTCGGCGGCTCGCAATTCGCGACCGGGCTGGCGGCTGCGCTGGAAAAGGCCGAGGTCGATGTGCTGATCACCGATCCGAACCGCGATCACCTGCGCAGCGCCCGTGTCGCCGGGTTACCAGTCTTCTACGGCGATATCCTGGGCGAGGCAGCCGAGCATAATGTCGAATTCATCGCCTTTGGCGGCATTCTCGCGGCCTCGGACAACGACGCCTATAACACGCTGGTCGCCACCGATCTGGGCCCGGAATTCGGCCGCGAGTCGATCTGGCAGCTTGCCCGCCACAAGGAAGAGCGCGCCCGCCATGCCCTGCCTAGCCAGCTTGGCGGGAAGGCGGTCAATGGCAACCGCACATTGGCGGAATACCTGGAATTGCTGGCCAAGGGCTGGAGTTTCCGCACCACGCGCCTGACCGAGGAATATCGTCTCGAGGACTGGCGGCGGGCCCGCGAGACCGCCATCCCGCTGGCCGTGGTCTCGAACCGGCAATTATGGTTCGTCGAGAGCGACGACGATCTGGTGGACCGCCCTGACGCGCGCATTATCTCGCTATTGCCCCCCGAGGCCGCCGA